The proteins below are encoded in one region of Streptomyces sp. NBC_00490:
- a CDS encoding AraC family transcriptional regulator: MNSAALGEADPSRGGGILRLDFNPPEERIPGFEIIDLATLHERRRRRRPDAVHRVDFHTLTLVTEGSGEHAVDFVTYPCRPGTLLWIRPGQVQRFVRPGTANGTHLLFTPAFPPHSSSADRLVNEWYGPTCWQLGASGDYAVLATLLGQLRAEYGRPQQTVSAEILQLLLATVLLQIDRLPHPDAGTDPHAGGEVYTRFRTELEHSYATTRRAADYAHRLGYTVKTLTRACTAATGQPVKHVIDGRVALEAQRLLAHTDEPVATIARHLGFPEPTNFGKFFTRHTGVTPGAFRLAHQGQQ, translated from the coding sequence ATGAACTCCGCGGCTCTTGGCGAGGCTGATCCTTCCCGGGGTGGCGGCATCCTCCGGCTGGACTTCAACCCACCCGAGGAGCGGATCCCCGGCTTCGAGATCATCGATCTGGCCACCCTGCACGAGCGGCGCCGGCGCAGACGGCCGGATGCGGTGCACCGGGTGGATTTCCACACCCTCACCCTGGTCACCGAGGGCAGCGGCGAACACGCCGTGGATTTCGTGACCTACCCCTGCCGCCCGGGCACCTTGCTGTGGATCCGCCCCGGACAGGTGCAACGCTTTGTGCGACCGGGCACCGCAAACGGCACCCACCTGTTGTTCACGCCGGCCTTCCCGCCCCACTCCAGCAGCGCCGACCGGCTGGTCAACGAGTGGTACGGGCCGACCTGCTGGCAACTGGGGGCCAGCGGCGACTACGCCGTACTGGCCACCCTGCTGGGCCAGTTGCGGGCCGAGTACGGCCGGCCGCAACAGACCGTGTCAGCGGAGATCCTCCAACTCCTGCTCGCCACCGTGCTGTTGCAGATCGACCGACTCCCCCACCCCGACGCCGGCACCGACCCGCACGCCGGCGGGGAGGTCTACACCCGCTTCCGCACCGAGCTGGAACACTCCTACGCCACCACCCGCCGCGCCGCCGACTATGCCCACCGCCTCGGATACACCGTCAAAACACTCACGCGCGCCTGCACGGCCGCCACCGGACAGCCCGTGAAGCACGTCATCGACGGCCGCGTCGCCCTGGAGGCCCAACGGCTGCTCGCCCACACCGACGAACCAGTGGCGACCATCGCCCGCCACCTCGGCTTCCCCGAACCCACCAACTTCGGCAAGTTCTTCACCCGCCACACCGGTGTGACACCCGGCGCCTTCCGCCTGGCCCATCAGGGCCAGCAGTGA
- a CDS encoding MBL fold metallo-hydrolase, giving the protein MNGTVTVLDKGAVRIHSYMSPAGTFHTTTQLIETPARVIAVDAQLMPAYADEAVAYAKGLGKPLDRLIITHAHPDHYNGAARFGVPVHALAQVREQIIARGDSRLPTGLVIPVTDFTPSVEITAGTEVVDGIPFVFQAVSGGEAADELLVKLPEQGVLIAQDLVYHGVHLYLGNNDIAGWQQVVDALAAESGYDTILAGHGLPAGPEIYAEVRRYLADARELLGDDGEAYKNAIVDRYPSHVGPFIIDIANRSLFPADH; this is encoded by the coding sequence ATGAACGGCACGGTCACGGTCCTCGACAAGGGCGCCGTCCGCATCCACAGCTACATGTCACCGGCGGGCACCTTCCACACCACCACGCAGCTGATCGAGACCCCGGCGCGGGTCATCGCGGTCGACGCCCAGCTGATGCCCGCCTACGCGGACGAGGCGGTCGCCTATGCCAAGGGGCTCGGCAAGCCGCTGGACCGGCTCATCATCACCCACGCCCACCCGGACCACTACAACGGTGCCGCCCGCTTCGGCGTCCCCGTGCATGCGCTGGCCCAGGTGCGCGAGCAGATCATCGCGCGCGGCGACAGCCGGCTGCCCACCGGCCTGGTCATCCCGGTCACCGACTTCACGCCGAGCGTGGAGATCACCGCCGGCACCGAGGTCGTTGACGGGATCCCGTTCGTCTTCCAGGCCGTCTCCGGTGGCGAGGCCGCCGACGAACTCCTCGTCAAACTCCCCGAGCAGGGCGTCCTGATAGCCCAGGACCTCGTCTACCACGGCGTCCACCTCTACCTGGGCAACAACGACATCGCCGGCTGGCAGCAGGTGGTCGACGCGCTGGCCGCCGAATCCGGCTACGACACGATCCTCGCCGGCCACGGCCTGCCCGCCGGGCCGGAGATCTACGCGGAGGTGCGCCGCTACCTCGCGGACGCCCGAGAGCTGCTCGGCGACGACGGCGAGGCATACAAGAACGCGATCGTGGACCGATACCCCTCCCATGTCGGCCCGTTCATCATCGACATCGCCAACCGGTCCCTCTTCCCCGCCGACCACTGA
- a CDS encoding SMP-30/gluconolactonase/LRE family protein, whose amino-acid sequence MPSARIRHARVAAVAVVSLAVIGAATAPALATPDATGRPAASVQHRAHLPASYSIPGSRTYPEGIARQHGTPYFYVGSTSDGTVYRGDVHQSATEVFLPGGQDGRTSVAGMKTDPAGRLIVAGGATGKVFVYDTRTRALLHVFDTGRTDVFLNDVALAPNGDAYISDSVHPVLWHITAAELTSKHVQQPLHVGADLAKSPIDYNAGFNGNGLVVTDDGRYVLLADYNDYAFYRIDTITHKVVPIDLGGAKGVSGDGLLLRGNTFTAVTELDHPEGQITILKLSHDYTRAKLVRTIHGHGMHSPSTAAFDGRDLLIVNFQFQVADPQLPFNVVRVHANR is encoded by the coding sequence ATGCCGTCAGCTCGTATCCGCCATGCTCGCGTCGCGGCTGTCGCGGTGGTCTCACTGGCCGTCATAGGCGCAGCCACAGCCCCGGCTCTCGCCACCCCTGACGCGACCGGGAGGCCTGCCGCCTCTGTTCAGCACCGCGCCCACCTGCCCGCCAGCTACTCGATCCCCGGCAGCCGGACCTACCCCGAGGGCATCGCCCGCCAGCACGGCACGCCCTACTTCTACGTCGGCAGCACCAGCGACGGCACCGTGTACCGCGGTGACGTCCACCAGAGCGCGACCGAGGTATTCCTGCCGGGCGGCCAGGACGGGCGCACCTCCGTCGCCGGCATGAAGACCGACCCCGCAGGACGCCTCATCGTCGCGGGCGGCGCCACCGGCAAGGTCTTCGTCTACGACACCCGTACCCGCGCCCTGCTGCACGTGTTCGACACCGGCCGCACCGACGTCTTCCTCAACGACGTAGCCCTCGCCCCGAACGGCGACGCCTATATCTCGGACTCCGTCCACCCGGTGCTGTGGCACATCACGGCCGCGGAGTTGACGAGCAAGCACGTCCAGCAGCCTCTGCACGTCGGTGCGGACCTGGCCAAGTCCCCGATCGACTACAACGCCGGCTTCAACGGCAACGGCCTGGTCGTCACGGACGACGGCCGCTACGTCCTGCTGGCCGACTACAACGACTACGCCTTCTACCGCATCGACACGATCACCCACAAGGTCGTTCCCATCGACCTCGGCGGTGCCAAGGGTGTCTCCGGCGACGGTCTGCTGCTGCGCGGCAACACCTTCACCGCCGTGACCGAACTCGACCATCCCGAGGGCCAGATCACGATCCTGAAACTGAGCCACGACTACACCAGGGCCAAGCTCGTGCGCACTATCCACGGTCACGGCATGCACAGCCCTTCCACGGCGGCCTTCGACGGACGCGACCTGCTGATCGTCAACTTCCAGTTCCAGGTAGCCGACCCACAACTGCCGTTCAACGTGGTGCGAGTCCACGCGAACCGATGA
- a CDS encoding NADPH-dependent F420 reductase: MKITIVGAGNMARGIATRALKGGHAVTITAKDPGKAIGLVDELRMRDHGHGRIGAADDSAVDTADIVVLAVPFDAARQLAASYGARLSGKVLVDISNPVDASLDALVVTPGSSAAEQIAGAVAPQTRVVKAFNTTFAATLVAGQVADTPLDVFIAGDDEDARKQVADLVTSGGLNPVDVGALKHARELEGFQLLHMALQIREGGHGWASTIKIVTAP; encoded by the coding sequence ATGAAGATCACCATCGTGGGTGCGGGCAACATGGCCCGAGGCATCGCCACCCGTGCCCTGAAGGGCGGCCACGCGGTCACCATCACCGCCAAGGACCCCGGAAAGGCCATAGGACTCGTCGACGAACTGCGCATGCGCGACCATGGCCATGGCCGCATCGGTGCCGCCGACGACTCCGCGGTGGACACCGCGGACATCGTGGTCCTCGCAGTGCCCTTCGACGCGGCCAGGCAGCTCGCCGCCTCCTATGGGGCACGGCTGAGCGGCAAAGTCCTCGTCGACATCAGCAATCCCGTCGACGCCTCACTCGACGCGCTCGTCGTCACCCCGGGCAGCTCGGCCGCCGAACAGATCGCCGGGGCTGTCGCACCGCAGACCCGAGTCGTCAAGGCGTTCAACACCACGTTCGCCGCGACCCTGGTCGCCGGACAGGTGGCCGACACTCCGCTGGACGTCTTCATCGCAGGCGACGACGAAGACGCCCGCAAGCAGGTCGCCGACCTCGTCACCTCCGGCGGGCTGAACCCGGTCGACGTTGGCGCGCTCAAGCACGCGCGCGAGCTGGAGGGCTTCCAACTGCTGCACATGGCCCTGCAGATCCGGGAAGGCGGCCACGGCTGGGCGAGCACGATCAAGATCGTCACCGCCCCCTGA
- a CDS encoding multidrug effflux MFS transporter, translating into MSETPQPSTATTDDVPRTPRQGHRSSRLSLVLVLGSLTALGPLTIDLYLPALPQVSTDLHVSAAVTQLTLTAVMLGIALGQLVLGPLSDTLGRRRPLLVGLAVYVAASAGCALAPNLDALISMRLVQGLAGAAGIVIARAVVRDRYDGLTAVRLLSSLMLISGTAPILAPVIGAQLLRLTSWRGVFLTLTLLGLAILAATAALLNETLPTARRRSGGLPTTLRTMRDLLRDGHFTGYLLTGSLAFAALFAYIAGSSFTLQRLYGASPQTYSLLFALNSIGMVATGQLIGKLLLGRFSSHRVLATGLTVLGAAGTALVLLVTTHAGLPWIAAALFLTACPVGMILPTTTALCLQRAPHAAGSASALLGTTQFLMGALAPALTGLGGQATALPMAASILGLALAAACCFLVLCHPWRSAPDPLAY; encoded by the coding sequence ATGTCCGAAACCCCGCAGCCCAGCACCGCCACCACGGACGACGTGCCCCGTACTCCAAGGCAGGGCCACCGCTCCAGCCGTCTGTCCCTCGTCCTGGTCCTGGGCTCCCTGACCGCACTCGGGCCGCTCACCATCGACCTCTACCTGCCGGCCCTGCCCCAGGTCAGCACAGACCTGCACGTCTCTGCGGCCGTCACCCAGCTCACCTTGACCGCCGTCATGCTCGGGATCGCCCTGGGACAGCTGGTCCTTGGCCCGCTCAGCGACACCCTCGGTCGACGCCGGCCTCTTCTGGTCGGCCTGGCGGTGTACGTGGCGGCGAGTGCCGGATGTGCCCTCGCCCCGAACCTTGATGCGCTCATCAGCATGCGCCTGGTCCAGGGCCTGGCGGGCGCCGCCGGCATCGTCATCGCGCGGGCCGTGGTCCGCGACCGGTACGACGGGCTCACCGCCGTCCGCCTGCTGTCCTCGCTGATGCTGATCTCCGGCACGGCACCGATCCTTGCCCCCGTGATCGGCGCCCAGCTACTGCGGCTAACCTCCTGGCGCGGCGTGTTCCTCACCCTCACGTTGCTGGGCCTGGCTATCCTGGCCGCCACCGCCGCTCTGCTGAACGAGACCCTGCCGACCGCACGTCGCCGCTCCGGCGGACTCCCCACCACCCTGCGTACCATGCGCGACCTGCTCCGCGACGGCCACTTCACCGGCTATCTGCTCACCGGCAGCCTCGCCTTCGCCGCCCTGTTCGCCTACATCGCAGGCTCGTCCTTCACCCTGCAACGGCTCTACGGCGCCTCCCCGCAGACCTACAGCCTGCTCTTCGCCCTCAACTCGATCGGCATGGTCGCCACCGGCCAGCTCATCGGCAAACTGCTGCTCGGACGCTTCTCCTCGCACCGCGTACTGGCGACGGGCCTGACCGTGCTCGGCGCCGCGGGAACCGCCTTGGTCCTCCTGGTCACCACGCACGCGGGCCTGCCCTGGATCGCCGCCGCGCTGTTTCTCACCGCCTGCCCGGTCGGCATGATCCTGCCCACGACCACGGCCTTGTGCCTACAGCGGGCCCCGCACGCGGCGGGCAGCGCCTCCGCACTGCTCGGCACCACCCAGTTCCTCATGGGCGCCCTCGCGCCGGCCCTGACCGGTCTCGGCGGCCAGGCCACCGCCCTGCCCATGGCCGCATCGATTCTCGGCCTCGCGCTGGCCGCAGCGTGCTGCTTCCTTGTGCTCTGCCACCCCTGGCGGTCCGCTCCCGACCCGCTGGCCTATTGA
- a CDS encoding TetR/AcrR family transcriptional regulator: MTELSGEFQGERADAVRNRARLLEAAAWLVAEQGAEHVTMHEVAQVAGVGKGTLFRRFGDRDGLLLALLDDVEAEFYDAYTSGPPPLGPGVSAQDRLTAFGCALIERVADETDLGPALGRRVPIERRRTSPYGRAFRHHVTSLLREAGVVGDHTMLAHALLAFVDLETLDHLRNDDQVTTARLQSTWSDLVRRVTGSDER, from the coding sequence ATGACCGAGCTGTCGGGCGAGTTTCAGGGGGAGCGTGCCGACGCCGTCCGCAACCGTGCCCGGCTGTTGGAAGCGGCTGCCTGGCTGGTGGCCGAGCAGGGCGCCGAGCACGTGACGATGCACGAGGTCGCGCAGGTCGCCGGGGTGGGCAAGGGCACGCTCTTCCGCCGGTTCGGCGACCGCGACGGACTTCTGCTGGCTCTGCTCGACGACGTCGAGGCGGAGTTCTATGACGCATACACCTCAGGTCCGCCCCCTCTGGGGCCGGGAGTATCGGCGCAGGACCGGCTGACGGCCTTCGGCTGTGCTCTGATCGAGCGCGTCGCGGACGAGACGGACCTGGGCCCGGCGCTGGGCCGTCGGGTCCCCATCGAGCGCCGCCGGACGTCGCCCTACGGCCGGGCCTTCCGCCACCACGTCACCTCGCTGCTGCGGGAGGCGGGAGTCGTGGGCGACCACACCATGCTCGCCCACGCCCTGCTCGCCTTCGTGGACCTGGAGACCCTCGACCACCTGCGCAACGACGACCAGGTCACCACCGCCCGCCTACAGAGCACATGGTCGGATCTGGTACGACGGGTGACCGGCTCCGACGAACGATGA
- a CDS encoding non-heme iron oxygenase ferredoxin subunit, translated as MPTDGYAYLCTFDVLEKGVARRFEVEGVPVSLVLTGDEVFAIHDVCSHSAVSLSEGEVDGCTVECWLHGSRFDLRTGKPLDPPATRPVPVYPVRIEGGCVYVDVVPRSDR; from the coding sequence ATGCCCACCGACGGCTACGCCTATCTCTGCACGTTCGACGTATTGGAGAAGGGCGTCGCCCGGCGGTTCGAGGTGGAGGGCGTGCCGGTCTCGCTGGTCCTGACCGGGGATGAGGTGTTCGCGATCCACGACGTGTGCTCGCACAGTGCGGTCTCGCTCTCCGAAGGAGAGGTGGATGGGTGCACGGTCGAGTGCTGGCTGCACGGCTCCCGCTTCGACCTGCGCACCGGCAAGCCGCTCGACCCGCCGGCCACGCGGCCCGTCCCGGTGTATCCGGTGCGGATCGAGGGTGGATGCGTATACGTCGATGTTGTACCGCGGAGCGATAGATGA
- a CDS encoding helix-turn-helix transcriptional regulator, with product MNDNELGIFLRARREAVTPAEVGLPAGLRRRTPGLRRAELATLAGISIEYLTRLEQGRDRNPSPQVLGALGDALRLSHADRLLLHRLAKDHGDAKVVCQSVTVPPVRTVRPTVQALLDRLEPAPAVLLNWIGDIVACTQGYERYARPLGLLDGDPPNMMRYLFTDARARAVYPGWDRLADEQVAHLRNEASPHDPYVTALAEELTATVGAPFSDRLAVPALPTRFGTDLVDHPEAGRLRLSYETLTFSDEGQRLVVHFPADEATATALDRLNGRRPGALRAVSG from the coding sequence GTGAACGACAACGAGTTGGGCATCTTCCTGCGCGCCCGCCGTGAAGCTGTCACCCCCGCCGAGGTGGGTTTGCCCGCGGGCCTGCGCCGCCGCACGCCGGGGCTGCGCCGGGCCGAGCTGGCCACCCTCGCCGGCATCAGCATCGAGTACCTCACCCGGCTCGAACAAGGCCGCGACCGCAACCCCTCGCCCCAGGTCCTCGGCGCCCTCGGCGACGCCCTGCGCCTGTCGCACGCGGACCGTCTCCTGTTGCACCGGCTGGCCAAGGACCACGGCGACGCCAAGGTGGTGTGTCAGTCGGTCACCGTACCGCCGGTACGTACAGTGCGCCCCACCGTCCAGGCGCTGCTCGACCGCCTGGAGCCCGCACCGGCCGTCCTGCTCAACTGGATCGGTGACATCGTGGCCTGCACTCAGGGCTACGAGCGGTACGCCCGCCCGCTCGGCCTGCTCGACGGCGACCCGCCCAACATGATGCGGTACCTGTTCACCGATGCCCGGGCCCGCGCGGTGTACCCGGGATGGGACAGGCTGGCCGACGAGCAGGTCGCCCATCTGCGCAACGAAGCCTCACCGCACGACCCGTATGTAACCGCCCTCGCGGAGGAGTTGACCGCGACGGTGGGGGCGCCGTTCAGCGACCGGCTCGCCGTCCCGGCCCTGCCCACCCGATTCGGGACCGACCTCGTCGACCACCCCGAGGCGGGCCGCCTGCGCCTGTCGTACGAGACGCTCACGTTCTCGGACGAGGGCCAGCGCCTGGTGGTGCACTTCCCTGCCGACGAAGCCACGGCCACCGCGCTCGACCGCCTCAACGGCCGCAGGCCCGGAGCCCTGCGGGCGGTGAGCGGCTGA
- a CDS encoding YceI family protein, producing MSNENSANTTAASVAALPLSPGDWELDPFHSAVNFTIRHLGIAKVRGRFTEFKTGLSVGESLDDVRVSAEIALASIDTGNSDRDAHTRSAELLDVEKRPTMTFRSTRVSGEGEDWTMAGDLTIGDVTRPVTLVVEFGGVVDSPMDQRKHAGFEASGEIRRSDFGLDFGAGLLGDAVKLHLDMQFVGPQGQNG from the coding sequence ATGAGCAATGAAAACTCCGCGAACACCACCGCCGCTTCCGTCGCCGCGCTGCCCCTCTCCCCGGGCGACTGGGAACTCGACCCCTTCCACTCGGCGGTCAACTTCACCATCCGCCACCTCGGAATCGCCAAGGTGCGCGGCCGGTTCACCGAGTTCAAGACCGGGCTGTCCGTCGGCGAGAGCCTCGACGACGTGCGGGTGAGCGCCGAGATCGCCCTCGCCTCCATCGACACCGGCAACTCCGACCGCGACGCGCACACCCGCTCCGCCGAACTGCTCGACGTGGAGAAGCGGCCGACGATGACGTTCCGCTCAACTCGGGTGTCCGGAGAGGGCGAGGACTGGACGATGGCGGGAGACCTGACCATCGGAGACGTCACCCGCCCGGTCACGCTCGTCGTGGAGTTCGGCGGGGTGGTGGACTCCCCCATGGACCAGAGGAAGCACGCCGGGTTCGAGGCATCGGGCGAGATCCGACGCAGCGACTTCGGACTGGACTTCGGCGCCGGGCTCCTCGGCGATGCCGTCAAGCTTCACCTGGATATGCAGTTCGTCGGACCGCAGGGCCAAAACGGCTGA
- a CDS encoding ATP-dependent DNA ligase, which yields MSSPSPAWSLPEPMRAVPVNDPALTAGWAAQPKWDGYRALAGRWADGRVAVRSRNGSDLARAFPEIEEAVRRLPDDTALDCERIVWEAGRLAFERHQQRMHHRGTAAARAATEFRAQLVAFDQLRVHGSDLTRRPFSEQHAALQVLFLDEGLAAPWSLCPTTTDPEQAAAWLRSGNRTCQALTTPTEDGPCPR from the coding sequence ATGTCCTCACCGTCCCCCGCATGGTCGCTGCCCGAACCGATGCGCGCCGTACCGGTCAACGACCCGGCGTTGACCGCGGGCTGGGCGGCGCAGCCCAAGTGGGACGGCTACCGCGCACTGGCCGGCCGGTGGGCAGATGGCCGCGTCGCCGTCCGCAGCCGCAACGGCAGCGACCTGGCCCGGGCATTCCCGGAGATCGAGGAGGCCGTCCGCCGGCTGCCGGACGATACGGCACTCGACTGCGAGCGCATCGTGTGGGAGGCGGGCCGGCTCGCGTTCGAGCGTCACCAGCAGCGCATGCACCACCGCGGCACGGCCGCGGCCCGCGCGGCGACCGAGTTCCGGGCCCAGCTGGTCGCGTTCGACCAGCTGCGCGTGCACGGCTCGGATCTGACCAGGCGCCCGTTCAGCGAACAGCACGCCGCGCTTCAGGTGTTGTTCCTCGATGAGGGTCTGGCGGCGCCGTGGTCGCTGTGCCCGACCACGACCGACCCCGAGCAAGCGGCGGCGTGGCTCCGGAGCGGGAACAGAACGTGCCAAGCCCTGACGACGCCGACCGAAGACGGGCCGTGCCCACGGTGA
- a CDS encoding NACHT domain-containing protein produces the protein MAWYITRGHQLWDPATVVSAFTGLLALPAAVIAVLHLGKREQALAPLEELADQLAPVVRQQWEAEAQVRRLNDPFPLPVAWEAADAELVEAWPHLNELAQTWAGQPSTGSLWAACPTELAGQGVEIAQVFERVPTRRLVIIGEPGTGKTMLLIRFLLALLDHRQPGGPLPVLFPLASWDPAHQDLFPWMADQLARDHPALRTPAPASPPGHSPWTQARSLLEQRLILPVLDGLDELPDAVRSQALDAINRVLPAGQPLVLSSRTDEYRHALTPPAGTSILLNGAAGIRLLPLDAAKAAAYLERDAGGSGTAAAARWSRVTASLGTGSPAAQALSTPLGLFLARTIYNPRPDENLAGLGHPDELLDEACFPTREDIDTHLFAAFIASAYRPHPHGPPSPLYSAQQAEGTLTLLAGHLQHGLNGTPNLAWWHLRTALPRRRSAFAVGLTAGLAAWCAFEFSFGFGFGLANVLGFGPIYMAGGGDRVGLTIGFTRTGFWFGLLFGLPCAVVAACITLFRRDRNPSAGLRWSWRGTSWLVTGLTAGLAFGLLFGLTAGLANGLAVGLAAGLAGGLMGGLRSLPPDLDKAVGPYAVLARDRRTFLTTTLTSGLTGALALGLVLDLLNGGNKMGLAVAVTFGLPFGLASGLVVGLILGLTRSVWLEFLVARVALALSGRVPWRLMSFLADAHEQRGVLRQVGAVYQFRHLELQRHLAERQA, from the coding sequence TTGGCGTGGTACATCACGCGTGGGCACCAGCTCTGGGATCCGGCCACCGTGGTGTCGGCATTCACCGGTCTGCTGGCGCTGCCCGCCGCAGTGATCGCGGTGCTCCACCTCGGCAAGAGAGAACAGGCGCTAGCCCCGCTGGAAGAGCTGGCCGACCAACTCGCCCCAGTGGTACGCCAGCAGTGGGAGGCCGAGGCGCAGGTACGCCGCCTCAACGATCCTTTCCCTCTGCCGGTGGCATGGGAAGCGGCCGACGCAGAGCTGGTCGAGGCATGGCCCCACCTAAACGAGTTGGCACAGACGTGGGCGGGGCAGCCGTCCACCGGCTCCCTGTGGGCTGCCTGCCCAACGGAGCTCGCTGGTCAGGGGGTCGAGATTGCTCAGGTATTCGAGCGCGTTCCCACCCGCCGCCTAGTGATCATCGGTGAGCCCGGCACGGGCAAGACCATGCTGCTGATCCGCTTCCTTCTTGCTCTGCTCGACCACCGACAGCCCGGCGGCCCCTTACCGGTCCTGTTCCCGCTGGCGTCGTGGGACCCCGCCCACCAGGATCTGTTCCCATGGATGGCCGACCAGCTCGCGCGAGACCACCCCGCGCTGCGTACTCCCGCCCCCGCGAGTCCCCCAGGGCACAGCCCCTGGACTCAGGCACGCTCTCTGCTTGAGCAGCGGCTGATCCTGCCCGTCCTGGACGGCCTGGACGAACTCCCCGACGCGGTGCGCTCCCAGGCGCTGGATGCCATCAACCGGGTACTACCGGCCGGGCAACCTCTGGTGCTCTCCAGCCGCACCGACGAGTACCGCCACGCGCTGACGCCACCAGCGGGTACGAGCATCCTCCTCAACGGAGCTGCCGGCATCCGCCTTCTCCCGCTGGATGCCGCGAAAGCGGCTGCCTACCTGGAGCGCGACGCCGGAGGCTCCGGTACTGCAGCCGCGGCCCGCTGGAGCCGGGTCACGGCTTCGCTGGGCACTGGCAGCCCCGCAGCTCAAGCGCTCAGCACCCCGCTCGGGCTGTTCCTGGCCCGCACCATCTACAACCCCCGCCCCGACGAGAACCTGGCCGGCCTCGGCCACCCCGACGAACTCCTCGACGAAGCCTGCTTCCCCACCCGGGAGGACATCGACACCCACCTGTTCGCCGCCTTCATTGCCTCCGCCTACCGCCCCCACCCTCACGGTCCCCCGTCCCCGCTCTACAGCGCCCAGCAGGCCGAGGGCACCCTCACCCTTCTTGCCGGCCACCTGCAGCACGGCCTCAACGGCACGCCCAACCTCGCCTGGTGGCACCTCCGCACAGCTCTCCCCAGACGCCGATCCGCGTTCGCCGTGGGGCTCACAGCCGGACTCGCAGCCTGGTGCGCGTTCGAGTTCTCGTTCGGCTTCGGGTTCGGGCTCGCGAACGTGCTCGGCTTCGGGCCCATCTACATGGCAGGCGGCGGAGACAGAGTCGGGCTCACGATCGGTTTCACACGTACCGGGTTCTGGTTCGGTCTCCTCTTCGGACTCCCGTGCGCAGTAGTAGCAGCATGCATCACCCTTTTCAGAAGAGACAGAAACCCCAGTGCAGGGCTCCGCTGGAGCTGGAGAGGGACCTCCTGGCTTGTCACCGGGCTCACCGCCGGGCTTGCCTTCGGGCTGCTGTTCGGGCTCACCGCCGGGCTCGCGAACGGGCTCGCCGTCGGGCTCGCGGCGGGACTCGCGGGCGGGCTGATGGGCGGGCTCAGGTCGCTACCCCCCGACCTGGACAAGGCGGTGGGACCCTATGCGGTCCTCGCTCGGGACCGGCGCACGTTCTTGACCACGACGCTCACAAGCGGCCTCACTGGCGCACTTGCGCTCGGACTCGTGCTCGACCTCTTGAACGGAGGAAACAAGATGGGGCTCGCGGTCGCGGTCACGTTCGGACTCCCGTTCGGTCTCGCGTCAGGGCTCGTGGTCGGGCTCATCCTCGGACTCACACGGTCTGTGTGGCTGGAATTCCTGGTAGCACGGGTCGCCCTGGCACTATCGGGGCGTGTGCCCTGGCGTCTCATGAGTTTCCTGGCCGATGCCCACGAACAACGAGGCGTGCTACGACAGGTGGGAGCGGTATATCAGTTCCGCCATCTCGAACTGCAACGCCACCTCGCAGAACGCCAAGCTTGA
- a CDS encoding acyl-CoA dehydrogenase, whose product MVVARTAPPGTRTSQALTAFLVWGDQRGVTVMRHTSKRGLHGFSFGQIAFDRVRVQPSDVLGDVGQGFEVAQSSSILYGRPYHTALSLGLREAAVSLTTRYVSSRPRYQGTLADLSVIRERLGHMSARAITARILTYHAVDMLDRGLPCDDDLIAAKALGHDLASETGNDAPQLHAANGLAEDSPIQRIPKG is encoded by the coding sequence ATGGTCGTCGCCCGGACCGCGCCGCCTGGTACCCGCACCTCCCAGGCGCTGACGGCGTTCCTGGTCTGGGGCGACCAGCGCGGCGTGACAGTGATGCGACACACCAGCAAACGCGGGCTGCACGGCTTCAGCTTCGGCCAGATCGCCTTCGACCGCGTACGGGTCCAGCCCAGCGACGTCCTCGGGGACGTGGGACAGGGCTTCGAGGTCGCCCAGTCCAGCAGCATCTTGTACGGGCGGCCCTACCACACCGCGCTCTCCCTCGGGTTGCGCGAGGCCGCGGTATCCCTGACAACCCGATACGTCAGCAGCCGCCCTCGCTACCAGGGCACACTCGCCGACCTCAGCGTCATACGAGAACGGCTCGGCCACATGTCCGCCCGGGCGATCACGGCCAGGATCCTCACCTATCACGCCGTCGACATGCTCGACCGCGGCCTGCCCTGCGACGACGACCTCATCGCCGCCAAAGCCCTCGGCCACGACCTCGCCTCCGAAACCGGCAACGACGCGCCGCAGTTGCATGCTGCGAACGGCCTGGCCGAGGACTCTCCCATCCAGCGCATCCCCAAGGGGTAA